The Thunnus thynnus chromosome 24, fThuThy2.1, whole genome shotgun sequence genome window below encodes:
- the arl4ca gene encoding ADP-ribosylation factor-like 4Ca — translation MGNSFSNLAAFQSLHIVMLGLDSAGKTTVLYRLKFNEFVNTVPTIGFNTERIRLGGAGASRGISCHFWDVGGQEKLRPLWKPYSRCTDGIVYVVDSVDAERLEEARTELHKITRFSENQGTPLLVIANKQDLPRALDVGEIERQLALAELSPSTPYHVQPACAIIGEGLDEGMDKLYEMIVKRRKSLKQKKKRQ, via the coding sequence ATGGGGAATAGTTTCTCCAATTTGGCCGCTTTCCAGTCCTTGCACATAGTCATGCTCGGCTTGGACTCTGCAGGCAAAACCACCGTGCTGTACCGGCTGAAATTCAACGAGTTCGTCAACACGGTGCCCACCATCGGCTTTAACACGGAGAGGATCCGGTTGGGCGGCGCGGGGGCCTCCAGAGGCATCAGCTGCCACTTCTGGGACGTCGGGGGCCAGGAGAAGCTGCGGCCCCTCTGGAAGCCCTACAGCCGCTGCACGGATGGCATCGTGTACGTGGTGGACTCCGTGGACGCCGAGAGGCTGGAAGAGGCCCGCACCGAGCTGCACAAGATCACCCGGTTCTCGGAGAACCAGGGGACGCCGCTGCTGGTCATTGCCAACAAGCAGGACCTGCCCCGGGCGCTGGATGTCGGGGAGATTGAGAGGCAGCTGGCCTTGGCCGAGCTGAGCCCCTCCACCCCGTACCACGTCCAGCCGGCCTGCGCCATCATAGGAGAGGGGCTGGATGAGGGCATGGACAAGCTGTATGAGATGATAGTGAAAAGGAGGAAGTCCCTGaagcagaagaaaaagaggCAGTGA